Proteins co-encoded in one Gossypium arboreum isolate Shixiya-1 chromosome 11, ASM2569848v2, whole genome shotgun sequence genomic window:
- the LOC108471202 gene encoding alpha-1,6-mannosyl-glycoprotein 2-beta-N-acetylglucosaminyltransferase-like produces the protein MLCIVSSMANCKKLRLKDAALKRLLSVVVVTLLGVLLLIVSLRTNTTPGLSELDEDLSEIADIQSFSEKLNLPKQNEFSIRLAKQNQMPPRNRDLYPKLAKDHITIVLYVHNRPQYLQVVVKSLSKVVGISETLLIVSHDGYFEEMNKIVEGIKFCQVKQIFAPYSPHVFPDSFPGVSSNDCKEKDDAGKKHCVGSPDQYGNHRSPRIVSLKHHWWWMMNTVWDGLKETRGHNGHILFIEEDHFIYPNAYRNLQLLVSLKPIKCPDCYAANLAPCDVNLRGEGWDSLIAERMGNVGYAFNRTVWRKIHKKAKEFCFFDDYNWDITMWATVYPSFGSPVYTLRGPRTSAVHFGKCGLHQGQGQTNACIDNGSVNMQVDDIDKVANIRSEWGVHVYDNQPGYKAGFKGWGGWGDDRDRQLCLNFAQMYHSHNTSLSAVTMS, from the coding sequence ATGTTGTGTATTGTTAGTTCTATGGCTAATTGCAAGAAACTGCGTTTGAAAGATGCAGCTCTTAAACGTTTGCTATCTGTAGTTGTAGTTACCTTATTAGGAGTTTTActtttgatagtttctcttagGACCAATACAACCCCAGGTTTAAGTGAATTAGATGAAGATTTAAGTGAAATCGCTGATATTCAGAGCTTTAGTGAGAAACTCAACCTTCCTAAACAGAATGAGTTTTCGATTCGATTGGCAAAGCAAAACCAGATGCCCCCAAGGAATAGAGATCTGTATCCTAAGTTAGCTAAAGATCATATAACCATTGTTTTATACGTGCATAATCGGCCGCAATATCTCCAAGTGGTTGTTAAGAGCTTGTCCAAGGTTGTGGGCATAAGTGAAACATTGTTGATAGTTAGCCACGATGGCTACTTTGAAGAAATGAATAAGATTGTGGAAGGGATCAAATTTTGCCAAGTGAAGCAGATATTTGCCCCGTATTCGCCTCATGTGTTTCCCGACAGTTTTCCAGGTGTTTCATCAAATGACTGTAAGGAAAAAGATGATGCTGGGAAGAAACATTGTGTTGGGAGTCCTGATCAGTATGGGAACCACCGGTCTCCGAGGATAGTTTCTTTGAAGCATCATTGGTGGTGGATGATGAACACTGTGTGGGATGGGTTGAAGGAGACCAGAGGGCACAATGGACATATTCTTTTCATAGAGGAGGATCACTTCATTTACCCCAATGCATATCGCAACCTACAGCTTCTTGTTTCGCTGAAGCCTATCAAATGCCCAGATTGCTATGCTGCAAATCTGGCACCTTGTGATGTGAATTTAAGAGGGGAAGGATGGGATAGTTTGATTGCAGAGAGAATGGGAAATGTAGGTTATGCCTTCAATCGGACTGTTTGGAGAAAAATCCACAAGAAAGCTAAAGAGTTTTGCTTCTTCGATGATTACAATTGGGATATAACAATGTGGGCGACAGTCTATCCTTCGTTTGGCAGTCCAGTGTACACGTTACGAGGTCCAAGGACTAGTGCAGTTCACTTCGGGAAATGTGGTTTGCATCAGGGCCAAGGGCAGACTAATGCTTGCATTGATAATGGATCAGTAAACATGCAAGTAGATGACATTGATAAGGTTGCTAATATCAGATCAGAATGGGGTGTGCATGTGTATGACAATCAACCTGGGTATAAAGCCGGGTTTAAGGGCTGGGGTGGCTGGGGAGATGACAGAGATCGTCAATTATGCTTGAATTTTGCTCAAATGTACCATTCGCACAACACTTCTCTTTCAGCTGTGACGATGAGTTGA
- the LOC108473484 gene encoding phytochrome C: MSSRSTNKSNCSRSSSARSKQNARVIAQTTIDAKLHVDFEESKRLFDYSTSIDFNISSSTSNVPSSTVSAYLQKMQRGSLIQPFGCLIAVDEQNFTVLAYSENAPELLDLAPHAVPNIEQQEALTYGSDVRTLFSSPGATALQKAANFGEVNLLNPILVHCKTSGKPFYAILHRIEAALVIDLEPVNPAEVPVTAAGALKSYKLAAKAISRLQSLPSGNISLLCDVLVKEVSDLTGYDRVMVYKFHEDEHGEVIAESRRPDLEPYLGLHYPATDIPQASRFLFMKNKVRMICDCSAQPVKVIQDKGLAQPLSLCGSTLRSPHGCHAQYMASMGSIASLVMSVTINENDDEMDSEQDKGRKLWGLVVCHHTSPRFVPFPLRYACEFLIQVFGVQINKEVELAAQMREKHILQTQTVLCDMLLRDSPVGIVTKSPNVMDLVKCDGAALYYRQKFWLLGVTPTKAQIRDIAEWLLEYHRSSTGLSTDSLMEAGYPGASVLGEAVCGIAAVKITSKDFLFWFRSHTAKEIKWGGAKHDPGGKDDGRKMHPRSSFKAFLEVVKWRSLPWEDIEMDAIHSLQLILKGSLQDEVADDSKMIVNVPSIDDRIQRVDELRIVTNEMVRLIETAAVPIFAVDSSGNINGWNSKAAELTGLTIEQAIGMSLFDLVEDDSVDVVKNMLSLALEGIEERSIEIKLRTFGCQENNGPIILVVNACCSRDLKENVVGICFVGQDLTSQKMVMNKYTRVQGDYVGIMRNPSALIPPIFMIDEVGRCLEWNDAMQKLTGMKREEAIDRMLLGEVFTVDKFGFRVKDHDTFTKLRILFNGITAGEDADKLLFGFFDQEGKFVEVLLSANRRTDANGRITGILCFLHVASPELQYALQVQKISEQAAASSLNKLAYIRQELRKPLKGIVLMQGLMGATDLSSDQRQLLRTSVMCQEQMAKIVDDTDIESIEECYMEMDSGEFNLGEALEAVLKQVMLMSQERQVQVIQDLPPEVSSMYLYGDNLRLQQVLSDFLTNALLFTPVFEESSVSFRVIPRKERIGTKIHIVYLEFRITHPAPGIPEDLIREMFHYRQGVSREGLGLYISQKLVKIMNGTVQYLREAERSSFIIFLEFPLARQLGHH; the protein is encoded by the exons ATGTCATCCAGGTCAACAAACAAGAGTAACTGTTCTAGGAGCAGTTCGGCACGGTCAAAGCAAAATGCTCGTGTGATTGCGCAAACTACAATCGATGCCAAGCTACATGTGGATTTTGAAGAATCCAAGAGGCTCTTTGATTACTCCACTTCTATCGACTTcaacatttcaagttcaaccagtAATGTTCCATCTTCTACTGTGTCAGCTTACCTTCAAAAGATGCAAAGAGGGAGTCTAATTCAGCCCTTTGGTTGCTTAATTGCTGTTGATGAGCAAAACTTCACTGTTCTTGCTTATAGTGAAAACGCTCCAGAATTGTTGGACTTGGCGCCTCATGCTGTTCCAAACATAGAGCAGCAAGAGGCTCTTACTTATGGAAGTGATGTGAGAACACTGTTTAGTTCTCCTGGTGCAACGGCCCTGCAGAAAGCTGCTAATTTTGGGGAAGTTAACCTTCTCAATCCGATATTGGTTCATTGTAAAACATCAGGCAAGCCCTTTTATGCTATTTTGCATAGGATCGAAGCTGCGCTAGTTATAGATCTAGAGCCAGTTAACCCAGCCGAGGTGCCAGTAACAGCTGCTGGCGCATTGAAGTCCTATAAGCTGGCAGCCAAAGCCATTTCAAGGTTGCAGTCATTGCCAAGTGGGAACATATCTCTGTTATGTGATGTTTTAGTTAAGGAAGTTAGTGATTTGACAGGTTATGATAGGGTAATGGTTTATAAATTTCATGAAGACGAACATGGAGAAGTAATTGCTGAAAGCCGTAGACCTGATTTGGAACCTTATCTAGGCTTGCACTACCCAGCTACCGACATACCACAAGCCTCAAGATTCCTTTTCATGAAAAACAAAGTTAGAATGATATGTGATTGTTCTGCCCAACCAGTTAAGGTGATTCAAGACAAAGGATTAGCTCAACCATTAAGTCTCTGTGGATCCACGTTAAGATCTCCTCATGGGTGTCATGCACAGTATATGGCAAGTATGGGATCAATTGCATCTCTTGTGATGTCAGTAACTATCAATGAGAATGATGATGAGATGGACAGTGAGCAAGACAAGGGAAGAAAATTATGGGGATTAGTGGTCTGCCACCACACTAGCCCCAGATTTGTTCCATTCCCACTGAGATATGCCTGTGAGTTTCTTATACAAGTATTTGGAGTGCAAATTAACAAGGAAGTGGAGCTGGCAGCCCAAATGAGGGAGAAGCATATTCTGCAAACCCAGACTGTGCTTTGTGACATGCTGTTGAGAGATTCCCCTGTAGGAATTGTTACTAAATCTCCGAATGTTATGGATCTTGTTAAGTGTGATGGGGCCGCACTTTACTACAGACAGAAATTTTGGTTGCTTGGAGTTACCCCTACAAAGGCACAAATTAGGGATATAGCAGAATGGCTTCTTGAGTACCATAGGAGTAGTACGGGCTTAAGTACTGATAGCCTTATGGAAGCTGGCTATCCAGGTGCTTCAGTTCTTGGAGAGGCAGTTTGTGGGATAGCTGCTGTTAAGATCACTTCTAAAGACTTCCTGTTTTGGTTTCGGTCCCATACAGCTAAAGAGATTAAATGGGGTGGTGCAAAGCATGATCCTGGTGGCAAGGATGATGGAAGAAAGATGCATCCAAGATCATCATTCAAGGCTTTTCTGGAGGTTGTCAAGTGGCGTAGCCTGCCTTGGGAGGATATAGAAATGGATGCAATTCATTCCTTACAGCTGATATTGAAAGGATCCTTGCAAGACGAAGTTGCTGATGATTCCAAAATGATTGTGAATGTACCATCCATTGATGACAGGATTCAGAGGGTGGATGAACTGCGTATTGTCACTAATGAAATGGTCCGCCTGATTGAGACTGCTGCTGTCCCAATCTTCGCCGTTGATTCCTCTGGTAACATAAATGGATGGAACTCTAAAGCGGCAGAACTCACTGGCCTGACTATTGAGCAAGCAATTGGCATGTCATTGTTTGATCTTGTTGAGGATGATTCAGTTGATGTTGTCAAGAACATGCTTTCATTAGCCCTGGAAG GTATAGAAGAACGAAGCATTGAAATCAAGCTTAGGACTTTTGGTTGTCAGGAAAATAATGGACCTATCATCTTGGTTGTTAATGCATGTTGTAGTCGAGACTTAAAGGAAAATGTTGTTGGAATTTGCTTTGTTGGGCAAGATCTCACCAGCCAAAAGATGGTCATGAACAAATATACGCGTGTCCAAGGTGACTATGTTGGTATTATGAGGAACCCATCTGCTCTTATTCCCCCAATTTTTATGATTGATGAGGTTGGCAGATGCTTGGAGTggaatgatgcaatgcaaaagtTGACTGGTATGAAGAGGGAAGAAGCCATTGATAGAATGCTTCTAGGGGAGGTTTTTACAGTAGACAAGTTCGGCTTTAGGGTGAAGGATCATGACACATTTACCAAACTCAGGATATTATTCAATGGGATAACTGCTGGTGAGGATGCAGATAAACTATTATTTGGGTTCTTTGATCAGGAGGGTAAATTTGTTGAAGTATTACTCTCAGCAAACAGGAGGACTGATGCTAATGGAAGGATCACTGGGATTTTGTGTTTTTTGCATGTGGCTAGCCCGGAGCTTCAGTATGCTTTACAAGTGCAGAAGATATCTGAACAGGCAGCAGCTAGTAGCCTCAATAAGTTGGCTTACATCCGTCAAGAACTCAGGAAGCCTTTGAAGGGGATTGTATTAATGCAGGGTCTGATGGGGGCTACTGATTTGAGTAGTGATCAGAGGCAGCTTCTGAGGACAAGTGTAATGTGTCAGGAACAAATGGCCAAGATTGTCGATGACACAGACATTGAAAGTATTGAGGAGTG CTACATGGAAATGGACTCCGGGGAGTTTAACCTTGGAGAAGCCTTGGAAGCTGTCTTGAAACAAGTTATGTTAATGAGCCAAGAGCGGCAAGTTCAGgtgatccaagatttacctcctGAAGTCTCATCCATGTACTTGTATGGAGACAATTTGAGGCTTCAGCAAGTCCTATCAGATTTTTTGACAAATGCACTCCTCTTCACTCCTGTGTTTGAGGAATCATCGGTTTCATTCAGGGTAATTCCTAGGAAGGAACGTATTGGGACAAAGATACACATTGTTTATCTTGAATTTCG GATCACTCATCCAGCACCAGGTATCCCCGAAGATTTAATTCGGGAGATGTTTCACTATAGGCAGGGTGTCTCAAGGGAAGGTCTTGGCCTATACATCAGTCAGAAGCTTGTAAAGATTATGAATGGTACTGTACAATATCTAAGAGAGGCTGAAAGGTCATCCTTcattatctttttagaatttccATTGGCTCGCCAGCTTGGCCACCATTG